The following coding sequences lie in one Mesorhizobium sp. NZP2298 genomic window:
- the corA gene encoding magnesium/cobalt transporter CorA: MIKAFVVDNDRLRVVDDLLADGDRVVWADLVNPTKEEEATIESWLGVAIPTREEMEEIEISSRLYIEDGAYFMTATLPAQTEIDDPLMSPVTFALAGNRLITIRYHEPKAFKTFPLRAEKVATGCTTGDTILIGLLEAIVDRLADILERAGRDIEGISRDIFEARSTKVSKRNRDFQELLKAIGRKEDITSSVRDSLISLQRLAGFLAHVATQTKMSKDVRARIKTLSRDVLSLADHATFLSQKISFLLDATLGMISIEQNAIIKIFSVAAVIFLPPTLVASIYGMNFDIIPELKWELGYPFAIGLMILSAILPFWYFRRRGWL, encoded by the coding sequence ATGATCAAGGCATTTGTCGTGGACAATGACCGCCTGCGCGTCGTCGATGACCTGCTGGCGGATGGCGACAGGGTCGTCTGGGCCGACCTGGTCAATCCGACCAAGGAGGAAGAGGCCACCATCGAAAGCTGGCTCGGCGTCGCCATCCCGACCCGCGAGGAGATGGAGGAGATCGAGATTTCCAGCCGCCTCTATATCGAGGACGGCGCCTACTTCATGACCGCCACCTTGCCCGCGCAGACCGAGATCGACGATCCCCTGATGTCGCCGGTCACCTTCGCACTCGCCGGCAACAGGCTGATCACCATCCGTTATCATGAACCCAAGGCCTTCAAGACCTTCCCGCTGCGCGCCGAGAAGGTGGCGACCGGCTGCACCACCGGCGACACCATCCTCATTGGCCTGCTTGAGGCGATCGTCGACCGTCTCGCCGATATCCTCGAGCGCGCCGGCCGCGACATCGAGGGGATTTCGCGCGACATTTTCGAGGCGCGCTCGACCAAGGTGTCGAAGCGCAACCGCGACTTTCAGGAATTGCTCAAAGCCATCGGCCGCAAGGAAGACATCACCTCCTCCGTCCGCGACAGCCTGATCTCGCTGCAGCGCCTCGCCGGCTTCCTTGCCCATGTCGCCACCCAGACCAAGATGAGCAAGGATGTGCGCGCCCGCATCAAGACCTTGTCGCGCGACGTGTTGTCGCTCGCCGACCACGCCACCTTCCTGTCCCAGAAGATCTCCTTCCTGCTCGACGCCACGCTCGGCATGATCTCGATCGAGCAGAACGCCATCATCAAGATCTTCTCGGTCGCCGCCGTCATCTTCCTGCCGCCGACGCTGGTCGCCTCGATCTACGGCATGAATTTCGATATCATTCCCGAGCTGAAATGGGAGCTTGGCTATCCCTTCGCCATCGGCCTGATGATCCTGTCGGCGATCCTGCCCTTCTGGTATTTCCGCCGCCGCGGCTGGCTCTGA
- a CDS encoding APH(3')-II family aminoglycoside O-phosphotransferase, whose protein sequence is MNFVPENELPRELKNRLSGYRWHRQTIGKSKAGVFRLVADDKPALFLKCERNGPFAELADEAARLRWLAGQGIACPDVIALESHAGHDWLLMSAVAGEDLASAPIDPADVIEIMASALRDLHTLDIGSCPFDHRLFRRIAAARSRMEAGDVDESDFDDERQGWTAAKAFAELEALRPTTEDLVVAHGDACLPNVMAARDSFSGFIDCGRLGVADRHQDLALACSSIRYNIGETWIEPFLERYGPPQEPAKLSWYRLLDEFF, encoded by the coding sequence ATGAACTTCGTCCCCGAAAATGAACTGCCGCGGGAGCTGAAGAACAGGCTCTCCGGCTATCGCTGGCACCGGCAAACCATCGGCAAATCAAAGGCCGGTGTGTTCCGGCTGGTAGCCGACGACAAGCCGGCCCTGTTCCTGAAATGCGAGCGGAACGGTCCCTTTGCCGAACTCGCCGATGAAGCCGCGCGGTTGCGCTGGCTTGCCGGACAAGGCATCGCCTGTCCCGATGTGATCGCCCTGGAAAGCCATGCCGGTCACGACTGGCTGCTGATGTCGGCCGTCGCCGGCGAGGATTTGGCGTCGGCGCCGATCGATCCGGCTGATGTCATCGAGATCATGGCCAGCGCGCTTCGCGACCTGCACACGCTGGATATCGGCTCCTGTCCCTTCGACCATCGCCTCTTCAGGCGGATCGCGGCCGCGCGATCGCGCATGGAGGCCGGCGACGTCGACGAAAGCGATTTCGACGATGAGAGGCAGGGCTGGACCGCCGCGAAAGCCTTCGCCGAGCTTGAGGCGCTGAGGCCAACAACCGAGGATCTTGTCGTCGCCCATGGCGATGCCTGCCTGCCGAATGTCATGGCTGCCCGGGACAGTTTCAGCGGTTTCATCGATTGCGGCCGGCTGGGCGTCGCCGATCGCCACCAGGATCTGGCGCTCGCCTGCTCGAGCATCCGCTATAACATCGGCGAGACCTGGATAGAGCCCTTTCTCGAACGCTACGGACCACCGCAAGAGCCGGCGAAGCTCTCCTGGTATCGGCTCCTCGACGAGTTTTTCTGA
- a CDS encoding uracil-xanthine permease family protein → MARGETMESVAPEITLIAQSDDPLPLGKAALLGLQHVLAMDVYIVPFIIASVLAFSVGDAGAFIQSAFVAAGIATLIQSQLLMRLPVVQGPSFVPIGAVLAIAFGAGGGIGGLSAVIGALIPGAILVMLLGSPTRIFHRLVNRFVPPIVGGAIIIVVGVALMPVALKESVFAVHGTATVGGNIILAFIAAAVLVGCMLTGMTLGAKGAWLRLLSVIIALVAGSIAAVFMGQLDMTGVSAATWFSMPRIAFLNLDVTFSLSATLTMLIVYIVVLAETTGTWFAVGAVIDKPLSDEQLDRGATGEGLGCLVSALLCSTPVTGYSSNAGIIAITGIASRAAFAAAGIFLVLFGLIGKLSAVIASIPGPVIGGVFGVLCVVIAMNGFRVVRGTPLTERNMLVIGLPILMALFATLAPPDFVKTLPDIVQYILGSSIAFGAVWAIVLHQILPNAR, encoded by the coding sequence ATGGCCAGAGGGGAGACCATGGAAAGCGTTGCGCCAGAGATCACTCTGATCGCCCAGTCGGACGATCCGTTGCCCTTGGGCAAGGCCGCCCTGCTCGGTCTCCAGCATGTGCTGGCGATGGACGTCTACATCGTGCCGTTCATCATCGCATCGGTGCTCGCCTTCAGCGTCGGCGATGCCGGCGCCTTCATCCAGTCGGCCTTCGTGGCGGCGGGCATCGCAACGCTGATCCAGTCGCAGCTCCTGATGCGGCTGCCTGTGGTGCAAGGACCGTCCTTCGTCCCGATCGGCGCGGTGCTGGCGATCGCCTTCGGCGCCGGCGGCGGCATTGGCGGACTGTCGGCGGTGATCGGCGCGCTCATTCCGGGCGCCATACTGGTCATGCTGCTCGGGTCGCCGACAAGGATCTTCCATCGCCTCGTCAACCGTTTCGTGCCGCCCATCGTCGGCGGCGCCATCATCATCGTGGTCGGCGTCGCCTTGATGCCGGTGGCACTCAAGGAAAGCGTGTTCGCCGTCCATGGCACCGCCACCGTTGGCGGCAACATCATCCTCGCCTTCATCGCGGCGGCGGTGCTTGTCGGCTGCATGCTGACCGGCATGACGCTCGGCGCGAAAGGCGCGTGGCTGCGCCTGCTTTCCGTCATCATCGCGCTTGTGGCCGGCAGCATCGCAGCCGTCTTCATGGGCCAGCTGGACATGACGGGCGTTTCCGCCGCGACCTGGTTTTCCATGCCGCGCATTGCGTTCCTCAACCTCGACGTGACCTTCTCGCTGTCGGCGACGCTGACCATGCTGATCGTCTACATCGTCGTCCTGGCCGAGACCACCGGCACCTGGTTCGCCGTCGGCGCCGTCATCGACAAGCCGCTGTCGGATGAACAGCTCGACAGGGGCGCCACCGGCGAAGGCCTCGGCTGCCTGGTCAGCGCCCTGCTATGCAGCACGCCGGTCACCGGTTACTCGTCCAATGCCGGCATCATCGCCATCACCGGCATCGCCAGCCGCGCCGCCTTTGCCGCGGCCGGCATCTTCCTGGTGCTGTTCGGGCTGATCGGCAAGCTTTCGGCGGTCATCGCCTCGATCCCGGGGCCGGTCATCGGCGGCGTCTTCGGCGTTCTCTGCGTCGTCATCGCCATGAACGGTTTTCGCGTGGTTCGCGGCACGCCGTTGACCGAGAGGAACATGCTGGTCATCGGCCTGCCGATCCTGATGGCACTGTTTGCCACGCTGGCGCCGCCGGATTTCGTCAAGACGCTTCCGGATATCGTGCAGTACATTCTGGGTTCATCCATCGCCTTCGGCGCCGTCTGGGCCATCGTGCTGCACCAGATCCTGCCGAACGCCCGATAG
- the guaD gene encoding guanine deaminase — MTREPFTLLGTAFHTPERGRLEVLEDHLFSIDAQGRIAEILAPGHPDYAARESDARLSGTLVRLADGQFLLPGLVDLHIHAPQWPQMGKALDVPLEVWLQKYTFPLEARYADVDYAREVYADLVDNLLANGTTTALYFATVHVEASLALAGTCMEKGQRALVGKVAMDDAQQCPPFYRDADAASAVSDTRRFIVAVQSLDSGERPLVQPVITPRFIPSCTDAALQGLGELATEFGCHVQTHCSESDWAKQFVEERFGQTDAASLDGFGLLTRHTILAHSNFIDGQDMDLIKEKGAGVAHCPLSNVYFANAAFPLRAALDRQMHVGLGTDISGGYSPSLFDGCRHALSASRTLQSGVHAGLPPEQRGAPGEPITHQEAFWLATAGGAEALDLPTGSFRVGHEFDALLIDTRASASNIHINAADDTLDDVFQKIVLNAARANIAKVWVSGRMVAGQWKRGAPPIDLG, encoded by the coding sequence ATGACAAGAGAACCTTTCACGCTGCTCGGCACCGCCTTCCACACGCCGGAGCGCGGCAGGCTGGAAGTGCTGGAAGATCATCTGTTCAGCATCGATGCGCAGGGGCGGATCGCCGAGATTCTGGCGCCCGGCCATCCGGACTATGCGGCGCGGGAAAGCGATGCCCGCCTGTCCGGTACGCTGGTGCGGCTTGCTGACGGCCAGTTCCTGCTGCCCGGCCTGGTCGACCTGCACATCCATGCGCCGCAATGGCCGCAGATGGGCAAGGCGCTCGATGTGCCGCTCGAAGTCTGGCTGCAGAAATATACATTTCCGCTCGAGGCCCGCTACGCTGACGTCGACTATGCCCGCGAGGTCTATGCCGATCTGGTCGACAATCTTCTGGCCAACGGCACCACCACCGCGCTCTATTTCGCCACCGTCCATGTCGAGGCGAGCCTGGCGCTTGCCGGGACTTGCATGGAAAAGGGCCAGCGCGCCCTGGTCGGCAAGGTGGCGATGGACGATGCCCAGCAGTGCCCGCCCTTCTACCGCGATGCCGATGCGGCGAGTGCCGTTTCGGACACCAGGCGTTTCATCGTGGCGGTCCAGTCACTGGATTCGGGCGAGAGGCCGCTGGTCCAGCCGGTGATCACGCCGCGCTTCATCCCGAGCTGCACGGATGCGGCCTTGCAGGGGCTGGGTGAACTCGCGACCGAATTCGGCTGCCATGTGCAGACGCATTGCTCGGAGAGTGACTGGGCAAAGCAATTCGTGGAGGAGCGCTTCGGTCAGACCGATGCGGCCAGCCTGGACGGTTTCGGCCTGCTCACCCGCCACACCATCCTGGCGCATTCGAATTTCATCGACGGGCAGGACATGGACCTCATCAAGGAGAAGGGTGCCGGCGTCGCACATTGCCCGCTCTCCAATGTCTACTTCGCCAATGCGGCGTTTCCGCTGCGCGCGGCACTGGACCGGCAGATGCATGTTGGACTGGGGACGGATATTTCGGGGGGCTACAGCCCGTCCCTGTTCGACGGCTGCCGGCACGCTCTGTCGGCGTCGAGGACGCTGCAAAGCGGCGTGCATGCCGGGCTGCCGCCCGAGCAGCGCGGCGCGCCCGGAGAGCCGATCACCCATCAGGAGGCGTTCTGGCTGGCGACCGCCGGCGGTGCCGAAGCGCTGGACCTGCCGACAGGCAGTTTTCGCGTCGGGCACGAATTCGACGCGCTGTTGATCGACACCAGGGCGAGCGCCTCGAACATCCACATCAACGCGGCCGACGACACGCTTGACGATGTCTTCCAGAAGATCGTGCTCAACGCGGCGCGGGCGAATATCGCCAAGGTCTGGGTGAGCGGCCGGATGGTGGCGGGGCAATGGAAGCGTGGCGCCCCGCCAATCGACCTGGGCTAG
- the yddG gene encoding aromatic amino acid exporter YddG, with the protein MNRTIPTLVGFSAILTWSFLALLSTAAGPIPPFQLAAMTFLLGGSVGAASWIVRPSAIRSLRQPWQVWAIGTAGLCIYHCAYFFAIQSAPPVEVSLIAYLWPLLIVVFAAFLPGERLKPHHIAGVVLGLAGAIVVITKGGSVGLAAGVKPGHVIALFCAFVWSGYSVLSRRFGQVPTDVVAVYCLITAAVALTLHLTLESTVWPQTPTQWSAIAVLGVIPLGAGFYAWDYGCKHGDIMILGAISYAAPLFSVIVLLLAGFGVFHWSVALACVLITVGALIAAKDMLLKPKREAAAETAARA; encoded by the coding sequence ATGAACAGGACGATCCCAACCCTGGTCGGTTTCTCGGCCATTCTGACCTGGTCGTTCCTCGCGCTGCTTTCGACCGCGGCCGGACCGATTCCGCCCTTTCAACTCGCCGCCATGACATTTCTGCTCGGCGGCTCCGTCGGAGCCGCCAGCTGGATCGTTCGGCCCTCGGCGATCAGGTCGCTGCGGCAGCCATGGCAAGTCTGGGCGATCGGCACGGCAGGGCTGTGCATCTACCATTGTGCCTACTTTTTCGCGATCCAGTCGGCCCCGCCCGTCGAAGTGAGCCTGATCGCCTATCTCTGGCCATTGCTGATCGTTGTCTTCGCCGCCTTCCTGCCGGGAGAACGACTTAAACCTCACCACATTGCGGGTGTGGTCCTCGGCCTGGCAGGCGCCATCGTCGTCATCACGAAGGGCGGCAGCGTGGGGCTTGCCGCCGGGGTGAAGCCGGGCCACGTCATCGCGCTGTTCTGCGCTTTCGTCTGGTCCGGTTATTCCGTCCTGTCGCGCCGCTTTGGCCAGGTCCCGACCGATGTGGTCGCGGTTTACTGCCTCATCACCGCGGCGGTCGCCCTCACGCTGCATCTCACGCTTGAGAGCACGGTGTGGCCGCAAACACCGACGCAATGGAGCGCCATCGCCGTTCTGGGCGTGATCCCTCTTGGCGCCGGCTTTTACGCATGGGACTATGGCTGCAAGCACGGAGACATCATGATCCTGGGCGCGATCTCGTATGCCGCGCCGCTGTTCTCGGTGATCGTGCTGCTGCTGGCGGGTTTCGGCGTCTTCCACTGGTCCGTGGCGCTGGCTTGCGTGCTGATCACGGTTGGCGCGCTGATTGCCGCCAAGGACATGTTGCTCAAGCCGAAAAGAGAGGCCGCGGCGGAAACAGCAGCGCGCGCCTAG
- the ychF gene encoding redox-regulated ATPase YchF: MGFKCGIVGLPNVGKSTLFNALTRTAAAQAANYPFCTIEPNTGEVAVPDPRLQKIAAIGKSKEIIPTRISFVDIAGLVRGASKGEGLGNQFLANIREVDAIVHVLRCFEDDDITHVEGRIDPVADAETVETELMLADLDSLERRIVQIRKRAGSKDKEAVTVLPMMEAALELLQAGKPTRVLLKGISAEDLRILQGLNLLTSHPVLYVCNVAEADAATGNEHTRAVEKMAAAQGAGTVVISAAIEAEVAQLSDEEEMEFLSSLGLDEPGLNKVIRAGYELLHLITYFTVGPKETRAWTIHKGDKAPQAAGVIHTDFERGFIRAQTIAYNDFVTLGGEVAAKEAGKARDEGKEYVVQDGDIMLFKFNT; encoded by the coding sequence ATGGGTTTCAAATGCGGCATCGTTGGCTTGCCCAACGTCGGCAAGTCGACGCTCTTCAATGCGTTGACCAGGACGGCGGCGGCGCAGGCCGCCAACTATCCGTTCTGCACCATCGAACCGAACACTGGCGAGGTGGCGGTGCCAGATCCGCGCCTGCAGAAGATCGCGGCCATCGGCAAGTCGAAGGAGATCATTCCGACCCGCATCTCCTTCGTCGACATTGCCGGCCTGGTGCGCGGCGCCTCCAAGGGCGAAGGGCTGGGCAACCAGTTCCTCGCCAACATCCGCGAGGTCGACGCCATCGTGCACGTCCTGCGCTGCTTCGAGGATGACGACATCACCCATGTCGAGGGCCGCATCGACCCTGTCGCCGACGCCGAGACGGTCGAGACCGAGCTGATGCTCGCCGACCTCGACAGCCTGGAGCGCCGCATCGTCCAGATCCGCAAGCGCGCCGGCAGCAAGGACAAGGAAGCGGTGACGGTGCTGCCGATGATGGAGGCCGCGCTCGAACTGCTGCAGGCCGGCAAACCGACCCGCGTGCTGCTCAAAGGCATCTCGGCCGAAGACTTGCGCATCCTGCAGGGCTTGAACCTCCTGACGTCGCACCCCGTGCTCTATGTCTGCAACGTCGCCGAGGCCGATGCAGCCACCGGCAACGAGCACACCCGGGCCGTGGAGAAGATGGCCGCAGCGCAGGGTGCCGGCACGGTGGTGATCTCGGCCGCGATAGAGGCCGAAGTCGCCCAGCTCTCCGACGAGGAAGAGATGGAATTCCTGTCCTCCCTCGGCCTCGACGAGCCGGGCCTCAACAAGGTGATCCGCGCCGGCTATGAGCTTTTGCATCTCATCACCTATTTCACCGTCGGGCCGAAGGAGACGCGCGCCTGGACCATCCACAAGGGCGACAAGGCCCCGCAGGCCGCCGGCGTCATCCACACCGACTTCGAGCGCGGCTTCATCCGCGCCCAGACCATCGCCTACAACGACTTCGTCACGCTGGGCGGCGAAGTGGCGGCCAAGGAAGCCGGCAAGGCGCGCGACGAAGGCAAGGAATATGTCGTCCAGGACGGCGACATCATGCTGTTCAAGTTCAACACCTGA
- the pth gene encoding aminoacyl-tRNA hydrolase — protein MLVFAGLGNPGAKYADNRHNVGFMAADAIARRHSFSPWSKKFQGLIAEGTLGGEKIILIKPQTFMNLSGQSVGEALRFYKLDVSALTVFYDEIDLAEGKLRIKTGGGAGGHNGIRSIDGHVGNAYRRVRIGVGHPGVKEMVQHHVLGDFAKADREWLDPLLDAIADNAAMIVKGDESGFMNKAALAVQGKAAPEPEKPARKQEPKQQSHVRQARPQQPAVKLPESGPMAAMLKKLFGNKD, from the coding sequence ATGCTTGTCTTTGCAGGCCTCGGCAATCCGGGCGCGAAATACGCTGATAACCGGCACAATGTCGGCTTCATGGCGGCGGACGCTATCGCCCGCCGCCATTCCTTTTCGCCCTGGTCGAAGAAATTCCAGGGGCTGATCGCCGAAGGCACGCTCGGCGGCGAAAAGATCATCCTGATCAAGCCGCAGACCTTCATGAACCTGTCCGGCCAGTCGGTCGGCGAAGCACTGCGCTTCTACAAGCTCGACGTTTCCGCGCTCACCGTCTTCTATGACGAGATCGACCTTGCCGAAGGCAAGCTGCGCATCAAGACCGGCGGCGGCGCCGGCGGCCACAACGGCATCCGCTCGATCGACGGCCATGTCGGCAACGCCTATCGCCGTGTGCGCATCGGCGTCGGCCACCCCGGCGTCAAGGAAATGGTCCAGCACCATGTGCTCGGCGACTTCGCCAAGGCCGACCGCGAATGGCTCGATCCCTTGCTCGACGCGATCGCCGACAACGCCGCCATGATCGTCAAGGGCGACGAATCCGGCTTCATGAACAAGGCCGCTCTCGCCGTCCAGGGCAAGGCCGCGCCCGAACCGGAAAAGCCGGCGCGGAAGCAGGAACCCAAGCAGCAAAGTCACGTCCGCCAGGCGCGTCCGCAGCAGCCGGCGGTCAAATTGCCGGAATCCGGCCCGATGGCCGCCATGCTGAAGAAACTCTTCGGCAACAAGGACTGA
- a CDS encoding 50S ribosomal protein L25/general stress protein Ctc produces the protein MSHDTYELKAEAREQVGKGSARAVRRNGKVPAVIYGDKQPPLAIALTYKDIYYKIHGGGFLTTVATIDVDGKKIQVLPKDFQLDPVKDFPVHVDFLRIGKDTEVNVDVPVHFLNEDKSPGIKRGGVLNIVRHEVEFHCPANAIPEFITVDLTGTNIGDSIHISAVKLPAGVKPVISDRDFTIATIAGSSAMKPETEETAEAAPEAAPAAEEK, from the coding sequence ATGAGCCACGATACTTACGAGCTCAAGGCCGAAGCGCGCGAACAGGTCGGTAAGGGGTCCGCCCGTGCAGTTCGCCGCAACGGTAAAGTGCCTGCAGTAATCTATGGTGACAAGCAGCCTCCCCTGGCGATCGCTCTCACCTACAAGGACATCTACTACAAGATCCATGGTGGCGGGTTCCTGACCACGGTCGCCACGATCGATGTCGACGGCAAGAAGATCCAGGTCCTGCCGAAGGACTTCCAGCTCGACCCGGTCAAGGATTTCCCTGTCCATGTCGACTTCCTGCGCATCGGTAAGGACACCGAGGTCAATGTCGACGTGCCTGTCCACTTCCTCAATGAGGACAAGTCGCCCGGCATCAAGCGCGGCGGTGTGCTCAACATCGTGCGTCACGAAGTCGAGTTCCACTGCCCGGCCAATGCGATCCCGGAATTCATCACCGTCGATCTCACCGGTACCAATATCGGCGACTCGATCCACATCTCGGCGGTCAAGCTGCCGGCCGGCGTCAAGCCGGTGATCTCCGATCGCGATTTCACCATCGCGACCATTGCCGGTTCGTCGGCGATGAAGCCGGAGACGGAAGAGACGGCCGAGGCCGCACCTGAGGCGGCTCCCGCCGCCGAAGAGAAGTAA
- a CDS encoding glycosyltransferase: MGVNSPKISGFVITYNSGEILKTCLRSLRFVDELIVVDKSSTDGTAAVAAGFADKVISVPWSPLPTETRFVAYDACSHDFILYLDHDECLSVEAIRWVRENAGSHPAGVFRMPKREYIMGRHDDDAYYWPSYNVRAFRRGAAEFVSTLHEEVGRITSEVYDVPHDGGVCIHNLSHRDAHQWIEKTNRYTNERDRVSFFDASTPLETFGQERIAYWLAQSRSRSDYVVATALLRAVYDIVDRVKLWEAQDGLDGDAAFAAVCAELEATYDIADRAKLWETRGGPEGEAIFAAVRKEMEAFHNPLRSDRRQTSAQTVGPAVRPKRPSRLKKTLRKIRSRLTGRTR, translated from the coding sequence ATGGGTGTCAACAGCCCCAAGATAAGCGGCTTCGTCATAACCTATAACAGTGGAGAAATTCTCAAGACTTGCTTGCGCTCCTTGCGCTTTGTCGATGAGCTCATTGTCGTCGACAAATCATCCACCGACGGCACGGCTGCCGTCGCGGCCGGCTTTGCCGACAAAGTCATCTCCGTGCCCTGGTCGCCATTGCCCACCGAGACGCGGTTTGTCGCCTACGATGCATGTTCACACGACTTCATACTCTATCTGGATCACGACGAATGCCTCAGCGTCGAGGCTATTCGCTGGGTAAGGGAAAATGCCGGCTCCCATCCGGCTGGCGTGTTTCGCATGCCCAAGCGTGAATACATTATGGGACGCCACGACGATGATGCGTATTACTGGCCTTCCTACAATGTGCGCGCCTTTCGCCGCGGCGCGGCGGAATTCGTCTCGACGCTGCATGAAGAGGTCGGACGAATAACGAGCGAGGTCTACGATGTCCCACATGACGGAGGCGTGTGCATCCACAATCTGTCGCATCGGGATGCGCATCAATGGATTGAAAAAACCAATCGTTATACGAACGAGCGAGACAGGGTCTCGTTCTTCGACGCCAGCACCCCCTTGGAGACTTTCGGACAAGAGCGCATAGCGTACTGGCTGGCTCAATCCAGGTCGCGGTCGGACTACGTTGTCGCCACCGCGCTGCTGCGGGCGGTCTACGACATAGTGGACCGGGTAAAATTATGGGAAGCGCAGGATGGCCTTGATGGCGACGCTGCATTCGCCGCCGTCTGCGCGGAATTGGAGGCAACCTACGACATTGCCGACCGAGCGAAGCTTTGGGAGACCCGCGGCGGGCCTGAGGGAGAGGCAATATTCGCCGCCGTCCGCAAGGAGATGGAAGCATTTCATAACCCGTTGAGGTCCGACCGCCGTCAAACATCCGCCCAGACAGTCGGACCGGCAGTTCGACCGAAGCGGCCATCCCGTCTCAAGAAGACCTTGAGAAAGATCCGCTCGCGCTTGACGGGAAGAACGCGTTGA
- a CDS encoding MarR family winged helix-turn-helix transcriptional regulator has protein sequence MPLPLDNQLCFTLYATSMAINRTYKPMLDEMGITYPQYLVLNALGEADGMSVGRVAHRLALESSTVTPLVKRMEQAGLVTRQRSQTDERQVQVDLTSAGRALLVQCNCLNETLIERSGMTLAELDALNRQVQALRDALSSNLAGTS, from the coding sequence GTGCCTCTCCCGTTGGACAACCAGCTCTGCTTCACGCTCTATGCCACCAGCATGGCGATCAACCGCACCTACAAGCCGATGCTGGACGAGATGGGGATAACCTATCCGCAATATCTCGTGCTGAACGCACTGGGCGAGGCCGATGGCATGTCGGTCGGCAGGGTCGCCCACCGGCTGGCCTTGGAATCAAGCACCGTCACGCCGCTGGTCAAGCGCATGGAACAGGCCGGCCTTGTCACCCGCCAGCGCAGCCAGACCGACGAGCGTCAGGTCCAGGTCGACCTGACATCGGCCGGGCGCGCGCTGCTCGTCCAGTGCAACTGCCTGAACGAGACCCTGATCGAGCGCTCGGGCATGACGCTGGCCGAGCTCGATGCCCTGAACCGGCAGGTGCAAGCGCTACGCGACGCGTTGAGCAGCAATCTGGCCGGCACCAGCTGA
- a CDS encoding alpha/beta fold hydrolase, translating to MASQTKSGSGSGTITTKDGTQIFYKDWGAGQPIVFHHGWPLSSDDWDAQMLFFLAQGYRVIAHDRRGHGRSTQTDIGNEMDTYAADVAELAAHLDLKNAIHVGHSTGGGEVARYVARHGSGGRVAKAVLIGAVPPIMLKTAANPGGLPIEVFDGFRAAQAANRAQFFRDVPAGPFYGFNRPGAEVSQGVIDNWWRQGMMGGTKAHYDCIKAFSETDFTEDLKAIDVPVLVMHGDDDQIVPIADSALLSIKLLKKGELKVYKGFPHGMATTHADVINADLLAFFKA from the coding sequence ATGGCTTCGCAGACAAAATCCGGTTCCGGCAGCGGCACGATCACCACCAAGGACGGCACGCAGATTTTCTACAAGGACTGGGGAGCCGGCCAGCCCATCGTCTTCCATCATGGCTGGCCGCTGAGCAGCGACGACTGGGACGCCCAGATGCTGTTCTTCCTGGCACAGGGCTACCGCGTCATCGCCCATGACCGGCGCGGCCATGGCCGCTCGACGCAGACGGATATCGGCAACGAGATGGACACCTACGCCGCCGATGTCGCTGAACTCGCGGCGCATCTCGATCTCAAGAACGCCATCCATGTGGGCCATTCGACCGGCGGCGGCGAAGTGGCGCGCTATGTGGCGCGGCACGGCTCGGGCGGCCGCGTCGCCAAGGCGGTGCTGATCGGCGCGGTGCCGCCGATCATGCTCAAGACCGCGGCCAATCCCGGCGGCCTGCCGATCGAGGTCTTCGACGGGTTTCGCGCTGCCCAGGCGGCCAACCGCGCCCAGTTCTTCCGCGACGTTCCGGCCGGTCCGTTCTATGGCTTCAACCGTCCAGGCGCCGAGGTTTCGCAGGGCGTCATCGACAATTGGTGGCGCCAGGGCATGATGGGCGGCACCAAGGCGCATTATGATTGCATCAAGGCATTCTCGGAAACCGACTTCACCGAGGATTTGAAGGCAATCGACGTACCGGTGCTGGTCATGCATGGCGATGACGACCAGATCGTCCCCATCGCCGACTCGGCACTGCTGTCGATCAAGCTGCTCAAGAAGGGCGAGCTCAAGGTCTACAAGGGTTTTCCGCACGGCATGGCGACAACTCACGCCGATGTCATCAACGCCGACCTGCTGGCCTTCTTCAAGGCGTAA